From Acidianus brierleyi:
CGTTTGATAACAGATGTCCCCATTTAGGATGCGATTTATCAAAATACGGAGTATTAATTAGAGACGAATTAGTTTGTCAATGTCACTTTTCACATTTTTCAATATTTTCTGGAAAACCTATAAAAGGCGCAGCTAAAAAACCTATTAAAATATATAATGTAAAAATTGACGGAGACTATTTAATAATTGGCCAATAATTGAAATATTCTTTTTATATCCTTATAATGCATTTGGCCAGAAGCTGTTGGTATATCAACATATCCATAAATCAGTTTTGAACCTAAAATTGAGAAAGCAATTCTCTCTAAAGGATCTACATTCATAGGCATTACTGCTATATTCTCATATCTGAGTAATTTAATCAGAATTTCCCTATAGTTTTCTTTTCCTACTAAAGCGAATTTTATAATATATGCCTCACGATATTTTCTTATAATATCCTCTAATTCTTCAAATGAAGGAATATGATCAAAATAATGAGCAGAAACTATTTTCCCTTTATGTGGTACTAATTCTCTCTGTAAAAATGAGGCTTCTATATCGTATAAAAATCCTTTGGAATATAGCTCTTTTAAAAAAGCAGATTTTTCAGCATCTGGAATTTCCTTATAACCACCTTCACTTTTATCCCTGATAGTAAAAATTAATTTAGATCTGTATTCATTCAGAGAATCTAAATTAACCTCTAGCTTGTCCATATAATCTAGTCTTAACTCTATAAAATCCGCGTCAATACGCTTTATCTTTTCTAAATCTCCTATATTATAAACGGGTAATGAGGCTACTATAGAAGTTCTCATTTTATAGAAATTTTGCCACCTAAGAGTTTTAAATCTTCCCAGAAATTTGGATTGCTTTTGTTTACACACTCCGCATTAAGTATTTCACCGCCTGAATATGTAGCTAAGTCTGCTGCCAACATAGCGATCCTATGGTCATTAGGACAAACTACTTTCCCCCTACTAGGTTTTGATCCAAAAATTAAGATATTTCCGTCTGAGTATGATGATTTTATATTAAATGCTTTCAATGTCTCTATAATAGTTTGAACTCTATTACTTTCCTTAATTTTCAGCCTATCTATGTTTCTTAAAATAGACGTGCCCTTAGATACTGCAGATAAAGCAGAAA
This genomic window contains:
- a CDS encoding Rieske (2Fe-2S) protein, with translation MIRIKRPDLKVGEKTKINQDNLEILLIYLGADRFLAFDNRCPHLGCDLSKYGVLIRDELVCQCHFSHFSIFSGKPIKGAAKKPIKIYNVKIDGDYLIIGQ
- a CDS encoding type I 3-dehydroquinate dehydratase → MRTSIVASLPVYNIGDLEKIKRIDADFIELRLDYMDKLEVNLDSLNEYRSKLIFTIRDKSEGGYKEIPDAEKSAFLKELYSKGFLYDIEASFLQRELVPHKGKIVSAHYFDHIPSFEELEDIIRKYREAYIIKFALVGKENYREILIKLLRYENIAVMPMNVDPLERIAFSILGSKLIYGYVDIPTASGQMHYKDIKRIFQLLANY